The segment GATAATTCAAGTAAAGAAGGTATCGACTGGCAAATTGATATTCGACGTGATGATGCCTCTCGCTTTGCCGCTGATGCGACCTTAGTAGGGAACACAGTGCAGTTTGTGACGAATGGTTTAACCATTGGTGACTATCTTCCTGATGATTCTAATGAACAGGTGGATATTCTGGTGCGTTACCCAGAAGATAAGCGCGATATTGGCAAGTTTGACGAACTGCGCATTAAGACAGCGGTAGGTATGGTGCCGATCACTAACTTTGCCTCGATTGTGCCTGATCATAAACAAGACACCATTCATCGCGTCGATGGGCACCGTATCATTAGTATCAAAGCGGATATCAAAGAAGGTTACAACCTAGCGCTTGAATTACCGAAAATAGAGCAAGCGTTGAGCGAGATAAACTTTGCTGATGGTGTTGAGTTTAAGCTGCGTGGGCAAAATGAAGAGCAGGAAAACTCTTCTGCGTTCCTACAAACCGCGTTTTTAGTGGCTTTGATCGTAATGGCACTGATTCTGATCACTCAGTTCAATAGCTTCTACCAAGCCTTCTTGATTCTAAGTGCGGTATTGTTCTCAACGGTTGGTGTCTTTGCCGGTCTGCTTATATTCCAACGACCATTTGGCGTTGTGATGTCAGGGATTGGGGTGATTGCGCTAGCGGGCATCGTGGTAAACAACAACATCGTATTGATTGATACCTACAATCAGTTGTTGCGCCGCGGTTTGGATAAGCGTGAAGCGATTTTGCGCACGGGTGTCCAGCGTCTAAGACCGGTATTGCTGACTACGGTTACTACCATTCTGGGGCTACTGCCGATGGTGTTAGAGATGAATATCGATCTGATTAACCAGAAGATTGAATTTGGAGCGCCAAGCACGCAGTGGTGGTCACAACTTGCGACTGCGGTATCGGGTGGCTTGGCCTTTGCTACGGTACTAACATTAGTTCTTACCCCGTGTTTGTTGATGCTGGGGCGCAGTAAATTGCCGCAAGAAGATGATAAACCGATCATGGTAGAAGAGAATTAACCTTATTTAGGACGGGTCATTGATGCAAACAAAAAGCGCTGATATTTCAGCGCTTTTTTATTTTTAGTCGGGTTAAAACAGCTTTAGATCAGTTGTAGGCCAAAAGCTCACGGTAACGTTCTAACTTCTCTAGGCGTATATTTGCGTTTGCCATAAAGGTTTGTTTCGCTTTACCCGTTAAAGATTTGGATTGCGGTAGCTTCACTGTACGGGCATTTTTATGTACCCCGTTTACCAAAAACTCATAGTGTAGGTGAGGACCCGTAACTCGACCGGTACCACCTAGGGTACCAATGGTTTGTCCCTGTTTTACCCGTTGACCAGTTTTTACCATGCGACGTTGTAGGTGCAGGTACTTCGTAATGTAGGTATTGCTATGTTTAATAAAGACATAGTTACCATTGAACTGGTTGTAACTCGATTTCTGTACGATACCATCACCCGCCGCCCAAATTGGTGTGCCAACCGGTGCGGCGTAATCGGTACCACGGTGGGCGCGTACTTTGCCAGTAACAGGGTGGCGTCGAGTTGGGTTGAAGTTGGAGGTTACACGGCGAAAATCTAACGGTGAGCGTAAGAAGGCTTTTTTCATTGCACGACCATTTTCGTCGTAGTAGTTGCCAGTCGCGTCATCTAAAATCGCTTTAAACGTATCGCCTTGGTTGGTAAATACAGCCGCGATAATTTGCCCGCGATCGACCACTTCACCTTCAACGATTTTCTCTTGATAAAGAATTTTAAAACTGTCACCACTGCGAATATCGAGGGCAAAGTCGATATCCCAGCCAAAGATACCAGCAAGTTCCATAATCTGGTTAGCATTCAATCCGGCAGTAATTGCAGCATTCCAGAAGTTAGAGCTAATTGAGGCTTCAGCATAGTTGTATTGGTAGTTCACTTCCTTGGATTCGATACTACCTTGATACCCGTTATTTTGTTTGGTGATCACATAGGCTTCGTAGGCGTTCATTGGGCGCTTAATTTGCACCAACTCATCATTCACATCGAAACCAAATTGCAGCACATCGCCAGGACGCAGTTTGGTTAACTGATCTTTGATCTCCTTGCCTGAATTGGTCAGGTTATAAAGGAGTCGAGAAGATAGACCGGCACGTTCAAATACAACTGCAGCGCTTTCACCGGAGCCGACACTGAACTTTTTCCAGCGCAGCTGCGCAAGCGGGGAGGTGTTTTGTTCACTAGTAAGATTGGCTGGGTCAATGTCTAGCGGATAGATTTTACCCACTTGGTAAAGACTTTTTTCTTCACGCAAAGATTGGGGCTCGGGTAGCGCCAAAGCACAACCGATAAGAACGATAAATAGGATAATCAACGCTCGATGAATCCTTGGTAATCGAGCAAAAAGCGACAACATCGTATGTCCGTATTAAAAATTCGACAAAAAAAGCTAGCTGACTAGTCTAACTGGTTTCAAAAAGCATCGCTATTCAAGTAAGATGTAAAATTATCAAATTTTTGCCAAATCTGTGGGAGTGAACAAGAATGGCGAGTATTGAAGCAGCACTGGCCGAGATTAAGCGCGGTGTAGAAGAACTGATCCCTGAAGATGAACTGGTTGCAAAGCTTAAAGAGGGTCGACCTCTACGTATTAAGCTAGGTGCCGATCCAACAGCACCTGATATCCACCTAGGTCACACAGTGATTTTTAACAAACTGCGCACGTTCCAAGAACTTGGACACGAAGTTACTTTCCTTATTGGTGACTTTACTGCAATGGTTGGTGACCCGTCTGGTAAAAACACCACGCGCCCACCGCTAAGCCGTGAGCAAGTATTGCAAAATGCTGAAACCTATAAAGAACAGGTTTTCAAGATCCTAGATCCGGCTAAAACAACCATTTCATTTAACTCTGAGTGGCTATCTGAACTAGGCGCTGAGGGTATGATCCGTCTAGCATCAAACCAAACTGTGGCGCGTATGCTAGAGCGCGACGACTTTAAAAAGCGTTATGCAGGCGGTCAGCCAATTGCAATTCATGAGTTTATGTATCCGCTGCTTCAAGGTTATGACTCAGTTGCAATGGAAACTGACGTAGAACTAGGTGGTACTGACCAGAAGTTCAACCTACTAATGGGTCGCGAACTGCAAAAAGCAAACGGTCAAAAACCACAAGCTGTATTAATGATGCCTCTTCTCGTTGGTCTAGACGGTGAGAAGAAGATGTCTAAGTCAGCGAACAACTACATTGGTATCAGCGAAGCGCCAAGCGAAATGTTTGGTAAGATCATGTCAATCTCTGACGACCTAATGTGGAGCTACTATGAGCTACTATCATTCCGCCCACTAGGTGAGATTGAGCAGTTCAAAGCAGACGTTGCAGAAGGTAAGAACCCTCGTGACATCAAGATCCTACTTGCGAAAGAGATTATCGCACGTTTCCACACTGAAGCGGATGCAGATGCGGCTGAGCAAGAGTTCATCAACCGTTTTGCGAAAAATCAGATCCCTGATGATATGCCAGAGTTTGAGTTTGCAGCAGAAACGCCAGTAGCGAACCTACTGAAAGAAGCGGGTCTATGTGCTTCGACTTCTGACGCAATGCGTATGGTTAAGCAAGGCGCGGCGAAGATGGATGGTGAAAAGGTTGCTGATGCTAAATTTGCTCCAGCAGCAGGCACTTACGTATTCCAAGTTGGCAAACGTAAATTTGCGCGTATCACTATCAAATAATGATAGTTGAACTGCTATAGATAGAGCGCCGTTATCGGCGCTTTTTTTATGCCATTTAGCTGCAATTATGCCTGTTATTTCAGCATACTTTTGTTATCATGCGCCCGTTGCGAATAGCGCAACGATTTCGGAGACTTTTATGAACAATACCGACCATCCCCCTAGTATGAGGGGAGAAAAATAACCCGCTTCGGTATTGGCGTTTCCACGTTTCTACCCATCGGGTAGAGCTTCTTTTTGATCCCTCTTTGATTTTTCTCCTCTCTTTTCTAGATTCCAATATATCTATCGCCATGCTGCGAGGGCTGTGTTGTACGCATTTTTGCAGCCATAACTTATTGGCATTAAACCTAAAACATTGCTTCAAATAGATATATTTGATGGTCGTTACCTTAAGCTAATCGGGAGATTCGCCCATGACGGTAATGAATAACATCTATATGGAAAACTCACCAAACTTCTCAGTTGAGGAGATTGGCGCGGCACGGAATGCCTTTTTAAAATACGAACAAACTCAGCAAGTTCATCTGTTAACGGTTATGCCCCTTGAAGAGGCGGTTGCCATCTTGCAGCACTGCTCTTTGGGTTATGTTCAGCAATTGATTTCGCAACTAGAACTGAATGGTCAAGATAAGCTAGCGCGTCATTATGCTCACCAATTGGGATTGATTTACTCAGAGGTAATGCCAAGTCAAAGTTATCTAGCAACGCCAGTGCTTGAGCATGTAAAGCAGCGTATTGGCTGGATCATTGGTTTAGCCTTGATGGGGATCTTATCGGGTCTGATTATTGCCCAGTATGAAGATACGTTAAGTCAACTTGTGCTATTAGCGGTCTATATGCCAGTGATTGCCGCCGCAGGTGGTAATACCGGTACACAAGCTGCGACCTTGGTGATACGTGCACTCGCGACTGGTGAGCTGCGTAAGCGACAATGGTTGTCAGTGCTGTGGAAAGAGAGTCGAGTGGCGATTTGCCTCGCGGTCGCGATTTCGGCGGTGATTGTTGCTCGGGTGATGCTGTTTAGTGAGCCGGGTAGTGCTGGTGGTTTCGAGTTACAAACCGTCGCGCTAGCCATTGCTGTCGCGCTGTTTGTGCAAGTGACACTATCGACGACTTTAGGTGGGGTTTTACCGATCTTGGCTCGAGTGTGCAAACTGGACCCAGCGGTGCTTGTGAGTCCAGTGTTGGCATCGATCGTTGATATCTCTGGGATGTGGATCTACTTCAGCGTAGTGAATTACTTTTTAGGGCTAAACTGACTGTATTTCAGCACATCTTGATAGAACATTTGTTCAAACTGGGTGATAGGGGCGATGGTAGGTTTATCATCGCCTTGTTCATTTGGTAGATAATCTGCGACAAATTGAATAAATAGCGTGCTAGGTTTACCTGATTTATCTAGACCAAATCCCGCCATGTTATAACTGCCATAAACAGAACCACTTTTGGCCACCAATTGCCCCTTAATCGGCGCATTACGCATACTTGAGCGATATTTTAATGTGCCATTTTCGCCAGAGGTTGGTAGCAGTTTTACTAAATCTAACTGCGGGTCATTTTTCCAGATATAGCGCAGAACCGCTGCCATATCTTCACTGGTAAAGCGGTTATTGCGTGACAGTCCTGAGCCATCGGTGATCTTGTTGCGCTCAAGGTTGATGCCGGTTTTTTGTAAAATAACCTGTTTTATCGCTTCAGTACCGTTGTTGTAGCTGCCTGCTTGAGCAAAATATTTCGCGCCTAGTGCTTTGGTTAGATTGTCAGCAATTAAGTTATCGGATTTGCGTAGCATTACCTCAAGTAACTCAGGTAGCTTCGGCGAATAATGCGCAGTGACGGGTTTGAAGTTGTTGCCGGATGGTTGACCGACGCGAACATTGCCCTCCAGCTTAATACCGACTTGATTCAATAGGCTGTTGAGTGTGCGTTGGGTGTAAAGTGCAGGATTTTGCACTGCAAACTTAAGTGGCAGTGGTTTGCTACGTTCAACTAAACAGCCTTGTAACTGATAGTGGTTATCTGGTGATACCTGAAGTTCTAAATCACAACGGCTCTGTTCAAACTGTTGTTTGCTGACGCTTTTGGCTGTGGTGCTGACATAGATAGGAAAATGCTCAGGAGCGTAAACTCGCGTTGAGCCATCTTTATTGGTGTAAATGGATGCATTGACACAGTTTTCGTCAAGAGAAATGGCAGAGGATGGGGCGCTATAACACACGCCAATAATATCCCATGGCCAACCTATCGCACGCTCGTAGCCAGTAAACGCACTGTTATCCAACCAAATATCGCCGCGAATATGTGTAATCCCTTGCTGTTTAGCTTCGCTGAGCATTTGTTTTAAGTCTTCGCGGGTTAGGGTGGGATCACCACTAAAGCGTACGGTTAGATCGTGTCCATTGCTTTCTAGCGTGGTTTTAAATTGAAACTCATCGCCCAACTCCAGCTTAGTTGCTAAAGCCGTGACAACTTTTAGTGTGCTAGCGGGTGGAAAAAATTGGTCACGATTTGAAGTAGTGAGATAGGGTGTATCGCCTGATAATGGCTCGATAGCGATAGCGACACGACTGCCTTGCGGCAGATAGTCGAGAGGCGCATAAGCGTGAGTACTGAAAGAAAGCATACTTGCCATTCCGGCAAGTAGAAGTGAACGCGGTAAAAACATAATAGAAATATTGAGCCAGTTTGACGATTGGTGCTTTGAGTATATAAAAAAAACGCCTGCTAGCGAGCAGGCGTTTAATGTTTGTGACTGAAAGTCAGCTATTAGAAGTCGTAACGTAGACCTAGAGCTAGTTCGTCTTCAGCTTGAGCTTTAGTTGCTTTTGCAGTTGAGTCACCCGCAGTACCGAACTTGTCACCTTCGCTGATTAGGTTGAAGTTGTATGATACGTAACCACGGAAGTTAGGTTTGAAGTAGTAAGATGCATCGATTGCAATGTTGTCAGCAGAAGTTTCATCGTTAGTTTCTGCATTGTTGTAAGTCGATGTAAACACTGTTTGACCTAGTGTGTAAGCTGCTGCGAATTCGTAACCGCGGTAATCGCCATCTTTCTCTTGTACTTGACCGTCAGTGAAAGTGGTTGCGAAGTATAGGTCGTTGATAGCGTAAGACGCTGCTAGCATGTATTCGTTTTGCTCATCTGCACCAGAGTATTGGCTTGCGTAACCAGCACCTAGTTTAACGCCTGTTTCACCTAGCGCGTAGATTGCAGATAGTGAGTAACCGTCAGCGTCGTTGTCGCCGTAAGATGCTACATCTTCACCTGGAGCCGCAATGTTACCTGCTGCGTTTAGCTCAGTGCGGTCAGCAAAACGGTAGCTTGCTTTTACGCCTAGGTCAGCAAATTGACCTTTGTATGAAACCATGTTGTCTGCGCGGTCAGCAACGTTGATCTTCATTGCTGCTGAGTTACCGTGGTAAGCCATGATATCAGTAAAGTCAGTGATAACGCCTAGCGCACCATCGTTTTTACCATAAGTCACTTCACCAAACGCGCCACCTAGACCAGCGTACACGTAACGGTTAGTGATGTCGCTGCTGTCGCTGTCAGTTGCGCCGCCATTGTCTGCTGTTGTGAATTCACCTTCGTAGAAACCAACACCGTATAGACCATCAGTGATTTGAGTTTTGCCTAGGAAGTTTAGACGTACGCGAGATTTGTCTTCAGCTTTGCCGTCTTGTAGAGATAGACGTGCTTCTGCACGACCACCCATTTCTAGGCTAGTGCCGTCTTGGTTGTAGATTTCACCAGCGTTAGCACCAGTAGCAATTGCAGTAGCCGCTACTGCTAGGGCAATCAGAGTTTTGTTCATCGTTTAAATCCTAATTTATTGTCCATAAATCGTGTTATTTCGAAACGAAGCTGCATTGTCCATTAAGCTTCAATTTCACTGCTCGTTGCCACGCATACGTTTGACATTCTATAAATCAATGGCTTGATGCCGTGGCATTTCGTGAGTCAAGTTGTACCGCCAAAGTTCCCGAGTGAGTTAGTAAAACGATATAAATTTGGATTGTGAACACTGTTTTATTTATTGGTTTTCGGTTTTAATTCTTTGTTTTAAAAGGCTTTATCTGGATTTCTCTTTTGTTTAAATAATCGGCGTTTTTTTTTTTTTTTTTTTTAGCCTTTTTTGAGTTAACAAAAGGCTAAAATTTACATCTAAATCGAGTGGAAATGTGACGGAAAGTAAGAACAGCAGCGTGACAAATGGAATTAAGATGATTTAGCAAGCAAGTTTGTTTACACTACAATAAATTGATGAGAGTCCTGACTACCTAGTTCCTTGGAACTGGGTAGTTTTATTTTGTCCAA is part of the Vibrio ponticus genome and harbors:
- a CDS encoding porin: MNKTLIALAVAATAIATGANAGEIYNQDGTSLEMGGRAEARLSLQDGKAEDKSRVRLNFLGKTQITDGLYGVGFYEGEFTTADNGGATDSDSSDITNRYVYAGLGGAFGEVTYGKNDGALGVITDFTDIMAYHGNSAAMKINVADRADNMVSYKGQFADLGVKASYRFADRTELNAAGNIAAPGEDVASYGDNDADGYSLSAIYALGETGVKLGAGYASQYSGADEQNEYMLAASYAINDLYFATTFTDGQVQEKDGDYRGYEFAAAYTLGQTVFTSTYNNAETNDETSADNIAIDASYYFKPNFRGYVSYNFNLISEGDKFGTAGDSTAKATKAQAEDELALGLRYDF
- a CDS encoding peptidoglycan DD-metalloendopeptidase family protein — its product is MLSLFARLPRIHRALIILFIVLIGCALALPEPQSLREEKSLYQVGKIYPLDIDPANLTSEQNTSPLAQLRWKKFSVGSGESAAVVFERAGLSSRLLYNLTNSGKEIKDQLTKLRPGDVLQFGFDVNDELVQIKRPMNAYEAYVITKQNNGYQGSIESKEVNYQYNYAEASISSNFWNAAITAGLNANQIMELAGIFGWDIDFALDIRSGDSFKILYQEKIVEGEVVDRGQIIAAVFTNQGDTFKAILDDATGNYYDENGRAMKKAFLRSPLDFRRVTSNFNPTRRHPVTGKVRAHRGTDYAAPVGTPIWAAGDGIVQKSSYNQFNGNYVFIKHSNTYITKYLHLQRRMVKTGQRVKQGQTIGTLGGTGRVTGPHLHYEFLVNGVHKNARTVKLPQSKSLTGKAKQTFMANANIRLEKLERYRELLAYN
- the dacB gene encoding serine-type D-Ala-D-Ala carboxypeptidase, translated to MFLPRSLLLAGMASMLSFSTHAYAPLDYLPQGSRVAIAIEPLSGDTPYLTTSNRDQFFPPASTLKVVTALATKLELGDEFQFKTTLESNGHDLTVRFSGDPTLTREDLKQMLSEAKQQGITHIRGDIWLDNSAFTGYERAIGWPWDIIGVCYSAPSSAISLDENCVNASIYTNKDGSTRVYAPEHFPIYVSTTAKSVSKQQFEQSRCDLELQVSPDNHYQLQGCLVERSKPLPLKFAVQNPALYTQRTLNSLLNQVGIKLEGNVRVGQPSGNNFKPVTAHYSPKLPELLEVMLRKSDNLIADNLTKALGAKYFAQAGSYNNGTEAIKQVILQKTGINLERNKITDGSGLSRNNRFTSEDMAAVLRYIWKNDPQLDLVKLLPTSGENGTLKYRSSMRNAPIKGQLVAKSGSVYGSYNMAGFGLDKSGKPSTLFIQFVADYLPNEQGDDKPTIAPITQFEQMFYQDVLKYSQFSPKK
- the tyrS gene encoding tyrosine--tRNA ligase, whose amino-acid sequence is MASIEAALAEIKRGVEELIPEDELVAKLKEGRPLRIKLGADPTAPDIHLGHTVIFNKLRTFQELGHEVTFLIGDFTAMVGDPSGKNTTRPPLSREQVLQNAETYKEQVFKILDPAKTTISFNSEWLSELGAEGMIRLASNQTVARMLERDDFKKRYAGGQPIAIHEFMYPLLQGYDSVAMETDVELGGTDQKFNLLMGRELQKANGQKPQAVLMMPLLVGLDGEKKMSKSANNYIGISEAPSEMFGKIMSISDDLMWSYYELLSFRPLGEIEQFKADVAEGKNPRDIKILLAKEIIARFHTEADADAAEQEFINRFAKNQIPDDMPEFEFAAETPVANLLKEAGLCASTSDAMRMVKQGAAKMDGEKVADAKFAPAAGTYVFQVGKRKFARITIK
- a CDS encoding magnesium transporter encodes the protein MTVMNNIYMENSPNFSVEEIGAARNAFLKYEQTQQVHLLTVMPLEEAVAILQHCSLGYVQQLISQLELNGQDKLARHYAHQLGLIYSEVMPSQSYLATPVLEHVKQRIGWIIGLALMGILSGLIIAQYEDTLSQLVLLAVYMPVIAAAGGNTGTQAATLVIRALATGELRKRQWLSVLWKESRVAICLAVAISAVIVARVMLFSEPGSAGGFELQTVALAIAVALFVQVTLSTTLGGVLPILARVCKLDPAVLVSPVLASIVDISGMWIYFSVVNYFLGLN